The genomic segment ggcaggagaatcacttgaacctgggaggcgcaggtctcagtgagttgagattgtgtgattatactccaacctgggtgaaaagagcaaaactccattaaaaaaaaaaaaaaaaaaagaagaagaaggaaattctgacacatgctacaacacggTTCAACattgaaaacattgtgctaagagaaaaaaatgccagTTACAAAAGGACaagtactgtatgattccacttacataaggtacctagaatagtcaaactcatagagacagaaagtagaatggtagttgccagatAGGGGAGTGAGAAACCAggaatttgtattattattattattattattattattattattatatttgagaccaagtttcgctcttgttacccaggctggagtgcagtggtgcaatcttagctcactgcaacctctgcctcccaggttcaaatgattctcctgctggaaccacaggtgcctaccaccaagccgaaataatttttgtatttttagtagagacggagtttcactatattgaccaggctggtctcaaactccgaccttgtgatctgcccgcctcggcctcccaaagcgctgggattacaagcgtgaggcaccacgcccggccaggagtTGTTATTAAGTAGGTACAGAACTTCAGGCtgggaaaattaaaatttctggagATGGCTGGAGGTAATGGTTGCCtgacagtgtgaatgtacttatgCCATAGAgctgtgcacttaaaaataagttttatatgtAATTAATTACAATTTTTCAAATCTAAAGAAATGGTTAGAATAGGACTAGAAATATAAGAGAAATGTATATCCTTCCGTCCTCCGCGCCTTCCGTCGGTCGGTCCTTCCTGCTTCGCCTCCACGCCTCGCACTATGGGGCAGAGCCCCGGATAAGCTAGCACCACCTGAGGATCCGCAAACTGCCTCCATGGTGGAAGAGGACCAGGAACTGGAGAGAAAAATATCTGGACTGAAGACCTCAATGGCTGAAGGCGAGAGGAAGACAGCCCTGAAAATGGTCCAGGCAGCTGGGACAGATAGACACTGTGTGACATTTGTATTGCACAAGGAGGACCATACCCTAGGAAATTCTCTGTGTTACATGCTCATGAAGAACCCGGAAGTGGAATTTTGTGGTTACACTACGAC from the Saimiri boliviensis isolate mSaiBol1 chromosome 4, mSaiBol1.pri, whole genome shotgun sequence genome contains:
- the LOC101035700 gene encoding DNA-directed RNA polymerases I and III subunit RPAC2-like, with the translated sequence MVEEDQELERKISGLKTSMAEGERKTALKMVQAAGTDRHCVTFVLHKEDHTLGNSLCYMLMKNPEVEFCGYTTTDPSESKINLRIQTQGALPAVEPFQRVLNELMNVCQHVLDKFEASIKNCKDQKASRNESTF